One Brassica napus cultivar Da-Ae chromosome A5, Da-Ae, whole genome shotgun sequence DNA window includes the following coding sequences:
- the LOC106454513 gene encoding two-component response regulator ARR8 — translation MGMVRESQFHVLAVDDSQLDRKMIERLLQKSSCQVTTVDSGSKALEFLGLRESNDPNSLETHQEVEINLIITDYCMPGMTGYDLLKKVKESAAFRSIPVVIMSSENVPARISRCLEEGAEEFFLKPVKLADVTKLKPHMMKTKLKKEGEKVAEEENATSKPEESLVVEMILPLNQELELEQQEPMLSSNKRKAMEEVISADRSRPKYNDITTSV, via the exons ATGGGTATGGTAAGAGAGTCACAGTTCCATGTTTTGGCTGTTGATGATAGTCAATTGGATCGGAAAATGATAGAGAGATTGCTGCAAAAGTCTTCATGTCAAG TAACTACAGTTGATTCCGGCTCCAAAGCTCTAGAGTTTCTAGGTTTGAGAGAAAGTAACGACCCAAATTCACTCGAAACTCATCAG gaagttgaaataaatctcataatcACAGACTATTGTATGCCTGGCATGACTGGTTATGATCTGCTCAAGAAAGTTAAAGAATCAGCAGCGTTTAGAAGCATTCCTGTAGTAATAATGTCATCAGAGAACGTTCCTGCTAGAATCTCCAG ATGTctggaagaaggagctgaagagtTTTTCTTGAAACCAGTAAAGTTGGCTGATGTTACCAAGTTGAAACCTCATATGATGAAAACCAAGTTGAAGAAAGAAGGTGAGAAGGTAGCTGAAGAAGAGAATGCAACTTCGAAACCAGAAGAATCATTGGTGGTTGAAATGATCTTGCCTCTGAATCAAGAACTTGAGTTGGAACAACAAGAACCAATGTTGAGTAGTAATAAGAGGAAAGCAATGGAAGAAGTGATATCTGCTGACCGATCACGTCCTAAATACAATGACATTACAACCTCGGTCTGA
- the LOC106454512 gene encoding regulatory protein NPR5, with translation MSSLEESLRSLSLDYLNLLINGQAFSDVTFSVEGRLVHAHRCILAARSLFFRKFFCGTDSPQPGTGIDPTRHGSVPASPTRGSQAPAGVIPVNSVGYEVFLLLLQFLYSGQVSIVPQKHEPRPNCGERGCWHTHCSAAVDLALDTLAASRYFGVEQLALLTQKQLVSMVEKASIEDVMKVLIASRKQDMHHLWTTCSHLVAKSGLPPEILAKHLTIDVVAKIEELRLKSSIARRSLMPHHHHHDLTVAQDLEDQKIRRMRRALDSSDVELVKLMVMGEGLNLDESLALHYAVESCSREVVKALLELGAADVNYPAGPAGKTPLHIAAEMVSPDMVAVLLDHHADPNVRTVGGITPLDILRTLTSDFLFKGAVPGLTHIEPNKLRLCLELVQSAAMVISREEGNNSNNNDHNNAIYPQMNDERNSGSSGGSNNNLDSRFVYLNLGAGQMGPGRDHGDDHNSQREGMSRHHHDPSTMYHHHHQHHF, from the exons ATGAGCAGCCTCGAGGAATCCCTAAGATCTCTGTCCTTAGATTACCTAAACCTACTTATCAACGGTCAAGCTTTCTCCGACGTAACCTTCAGCGTCGAAGGTCGTCTAGTCCACGCTCACCGTTGCATCCTCGCCGCTAGGAGTCTTTTCTTCCGAAAATTCTTCTGTGGGACCGACTCACCACAACCCGGCACAGGCATAGACCCGACCCGACACGGATCAGTACCCGCTAGCCCAACAAGAGGCTCCCAGGCCCCAGCTGGAGTCATACCAGTGAACTCAGTCGGGTACGAGGTGTTTCTGTTGCTGCTTCAGTTTCTTTATAGCGGACAAGTCTCGATCGTGCCGCAGAAACACGAACCGAGACCTAACTGTGGAGAGAGAGGATGTTGGCACACTCACTGCTCAGCCGCCGTCGATCTTGCTCTTGATACTCTCGCCGCCTCTCGTTACTTCGGCGTCGAGCAGCTTGCATTGCTCACAcag AAACAACTAGTAAGCATGGTGGAGAAAGCCTCAATAGAAGATGTGATGAAAGTCTTAATAGCATCAAGGAAGCAAGACATGCATCATTTATGGACCACTTGCTCTCACTTAGTAGCCAAGTCTGGTCTCCCTCCGGAGATTCTAGCCAAACATCTAACCATAGATGTTGTTGCCAAGATTGAAGAGCTTCGTCTCAAATCTTCAATAGCTCGACGTTCTCTAATGCCACATCATCACCACCATGATCTAACCGTTGCTCAAGACCTCGAAGATCAAAAAATTAGAAGGATGAGACGAGCTTTAGACTCATCAGACGTGGAGTTAGTGAAGCTAATGGTTATGGGAGAAGGACTCAATCTTGATGAGTCGCTGGCATTGCATTACGCTGTTGAAAGCTGTAGTAGAGAAGTAGTGAAGGCTTTGCTTGAACTTGGTGCAGCCGATGTGAATTACCCGGCAGGTCCCGCGGGGAAAACACCGTTGCACATCGCGGCTGAAATGGTCTCTCCGGACATGGTGGCTGTTCTGTTAGACCACCATGCAGATCCAAATGTAAGGACGGTCGGTGGAATCACTCCTCTTGATATCCTTAGGACGTTGACTTCGGATTTCTTGTTCAAAGGGGCAGTTCCTGGATTGACTCACATTGAACCTAACAAGCTTAGGCTTTGCCTTGAGCTTGTTCAATCCGCTGCAATGGTGATATCTCGAGAAGAAGGTAACAATAGCAACAATAATGATCACAACAATGCCATTTACCCTCAGATGAACGATGAGCGCAATAGTGGAAGTAGTGGAGGAAGTAATAACAATTTGGATTCAAGATTTGTGTATCTCAATCTTGGAGCGGGTCAGATGGGTCCGGGTAGGGATCATGGAGACGACCATAACAGTCAGAGGGAAGGTATGAGTCGGCATCATCATGACCCATCTACTAtgtatcatcaccatcatcaacaTCACTTCTAG
- the LOC106450670 gene encoding protein STRICTOSIDINE SYNTHASE-LIKE 1: MPISRKFRTWAVVTAVIAVLVVFVGPYIIGPESIVGSKNVLTKATMIPLPVDGPESLDWDPQGEGPYVGVTDGSILKWRGADLSWVKFAYSTPDRGNCSRHKVEPACGRPLGLSFEKKSGDLYFCDGYLGVMKVGPNGGLAEKVVDEVEGQKIMFANQMDIDEEDDAIYFNDSSDTYHFGDVFYAFLCGEKTGRAIRYDKKTKEAKVIMDGLHFPNGLAISKDGSFVLSCEVPTQLVHRYWVKGPKAGTRDIFAKLPGYADNIRRTETGDFWVALHSKKTPFSRLSLMHPWIGKFFMKTLNMDLLVFLFEGGKPHAGAVKLCGKTGEVMEVLEDSEGKNMKFVSEVQERDGKLWFGSVFLPSVWVLDRQ, encoded by the exons ATGCCAATAAGCCGGAAATTTCGGACATGGGCAGTTGTTACGGCAGTAATAGCCGTCCTAGTCGTCTTCGTCGGGCCATACATCATCGGACCGGAGAGTATAGTGGGCTCGAAAAACGTCCTAACCAAGGCGACGATGATCCCGCTTCCCGTTGATGGACCGGAAAGCCTGGACTGGGACCCACAAGGGGAAGGCCCATACGTCGGCGTCACCGATGGTAGCATACTCAAATGGCGCGGTGCGGATCTTAGCTGGGTCAAATTCGCCTACTCAACTCCCGACAG AGGGAACTGTTCGAGACATAAGGTGGAACCTGCGTGTGGAAGGCCTTTAGGACTGAGCTTCGAAAAAAAATCGGGAGATTTGTACTTTTGTGACGGTTACTTAGGGGTAATGAAAGTTGGGCCTAACGGAGGATTGGCCGAGAAGGTCGTGGACGAGGTAGAAGGTCAGAAAATTATGTTTGCGAATCAAATGGATATAGACGAAGAAGACGATGCTATTTACTTCAATGATAGCAGCGACACCTACCACTTTGG GGACGTATTCTACGCGTTTCTGTGTGGCGAAAAGACGGGAAGAGCGATTCGATATGACAAGAAGACAAAAGAGGCCAAAGTTATAATGGACGGTCTACATTTCCCTAATGGTCTTGCCATAAGCAAAGATGGTTCGTTCGTGCTTTCCTGTGAGGTTCCAACGCAACTTGTTCATCGATATTGGGTCAAAGGACCTAAAGCAGGGACCCGCGACATATTCGCTAAGCTCCCGGGCTACGCTGATAACATCAGGAGGACCGAGACAGGGGATTTTTGGGTTGCCTTGCATTCTAAGAAAACTCCGTTTTCTAGGCTTTCGTTGATGCATCCGTGGATTGGGAAGTTTTTCATGAAAACGTTGAATATGGACCTGTTGGTTTTTCTATTTGAAGGAGGAAAGCCTCATGCAGGTGCCGTGAAGCTCTGCGGCAAGACCGGTGAGGTTATGGAGGTTCTTGAGGATAGTGAAGGGAAGAATATGAAATTCGTAAGTGAGGTTCAAGAGAGAGATGGTAAGCTTTGGTTTGGGTCTGTGTTTCTGCCTTCTGTTTGGGTTCTCGATCGTCAGTGA